Sequence from the bacterium genome:
AGATGATTCTCGACCGGGTGTTGACCGACGCCGTGGGACAGGTGGAGGGAGCCGCGCGGTCGGCGGCCGGCGTGCCCGCGGCGATCGTCGTGGCCGGTGAAGGCTGGCATCCTGGTGTCGTCGGGCTCGTGGCGGGCCGCCTCGTTGAGGCGTACCGGCGGCCCGCGGTCGCGATCGCGCTGGCCGGCGCGGGCGGACGGGGGTCGGCCCGCAGCGTCCGCGGCTTCGATCTCATGCGTGCCCTCGCGGAGTGTGGGAGCCGGCTCGCGGCCTTCGGGGGTCACGCGATGGCCGCGGGGCTGTCGATCGACGCGGCGGCGATCCCCGCCTTTCGGGAGTGCTTCGCGCGCCACGCGGCGGAGACGCTGGCCGGCCGCGCTGAAGAGCCGATGGCCATCGACGCGGAGGTCGCGCTGGCCGACGTGACGCCCGCGCTCGTCGGGGAGATCGGCCGCCTGGCGCCGTTCGGGCTCGGGAATCCGAGTCCGGTGCTCGCGGTGCGCGGCGTCCGGCCGGTGGCGCGCCGGCTGATCGGCGACGGCGCGCACCTCGGCATCGGCGTCACGGACGGAACGACGTTCGTCGACGCGATCGGTTTCTCGATGGGCGGATGGATCGACGTCCTGACCCTGACCGGCGCCGCGGTGGACCTCGCCTTTACGCCGGAGATCGACTCGGGCGCGGGGCTGAGCGCGGGCGGCACGGGACGCGTCCGCCTACGGCTGCGCGCGCTCGACGTTCCGGGCGTCGACATGGACACGGTGCTCCATGATACCGGGCTCGTGGTCGATCGGCTGTTCCGCCGCGCGGAGGATTTTCTCGGAGAAGCGCGCTACGACGGTGTCGAAGACGCGGCGGCCCTCCACACGAAAGCCGTCGGCGTGACCTTCGGCGAACGCCAGGCCGTGATCGCGACGCTCCGCGCGGGAGACCGGCTCCGGCTGCGCCGGGAGCCCGCGAACCCGCACGATCCGCACGCCGTGGAGATCCTGGCCGTCGACGGCCGGCCGGTCGGCTACCTCAACGCGCGGCTCGCGGGCCGCCTCGCGCCGCTGATGGACGCGGGCATCCGCTACGTCGCGTCTGTGTCCGGCGTGACGGGCGGGAGGAGCGCGGTGACGGATGCGGGCGTTCACCCGCGGGGCGTCAACGTCTTCGTGGAGCGCGCGCCGGAAGAACCTCGGGGTGGAACCCCCGACGCGCGCCGGTCGCCGGCGGCTTCGGGCTGGCGGGCCGGAGGCGCGCGCGACGCGCTGTCGCGCCTGCCGATCTACTTGAACGGCGGGCGGCCGTTCCGGACCGGGCTCGGCGAAGCGCTCGATCTGCTGGCCGGCGGCGGGCGGGTGGCGTTGATGGTCCGACCCGGCCGTGGACGGGCCACCGCGGCCGCCGCGGCCGCGGCAGCGACGGTGGCCGGAGGACGCGGGGCGCTGGTCGTCGTGCCGTCGCGAAGCCACGCCGTCCACCGCGCCGGACAGCTGATCTCCCGCCTCCGACCGCTCGGCATCTGCGTCGAAGCAGCGCACGGTCTTTTGTCACTCGCGGCGCGGGACCGGCTCGACGAGCTGCTGCGCCGCGGCGCGGTGGACGTGCTGGTGGCGAGCGCGGAGGTGCTGCGCGAGGCCGGCCGCGTGTCGCCGTTCCTGTCCGGTGCGGGCGCGGTCGTGGTCGACGGCGGTGCAGAGCCGGACTGGCGCCCGGTCCTGTCGGAGCTCGACGGCGCGGCGGTCTTTGGCGTCGGGAGCGGCGCACTCTGCCGGGGCGTCGCGCGCGTCTGCACGGCGACGGCGATCGTGCACGAACAGGTGGGCCGTGCGCCCCTCACGGTGGTCGACCGCCGGGCGGACGCGGGGCCGCAGACCCTGTGGCCGCTTCTCGAACAGGCCATGTCGCGCGGCGAGAAGACCCTCGCGATCGCGGCGCCCCGCGACGGGGCGGTGGCGCTTGCGGCGATGGCCCGCGACCGGCGGGCCTCCGAGGCGGGAGCGGGAGGCGTGGGCTACCTGCACGGCGGCCTGCCGTTCCGGCTGCGCGAGATCGTCACGCAGGCGTTCCGCGAGGGGCGGCTCGACGTGCTCGTGTCCACCGTCGCGCTCGACGAAGAAGCGCTGCCGCCCGACGTGCAGCACCTCATCGTCGGGGCGCTCGCCCCGGACCTCGATTGGGCGCTCGCGGCGTGCGGGGCGGTCCTGACCGGCCACCGGCCTGTGACGATCACCCTCGCAGCCGGGACCTGCGATCGCGACCGCTACCGCCGGACGCTGGAAGGGCAGGCGCCGGGACGCGAGACGCTGGCCGCGGTGTACCGCGCGCTGCGCGACTGGCGCGGCGACCGTCCGTTCGTCTGGCCGGACGCGGCCGCGCCCGCGCAGCTGCGGGCGGCTGTGGCGGGCCTCGAGTCGAGGACGGTGGAGGCGGCGTGTGACGTGTTCGTCGAGGCCGGCCTCGCGACGCGCGAGACGGTGCCGGAAGGATCGTTGATCCAGCTGTGCGCGGGTGCCGGCCGCCGGGACCTCGCGACGTCGCTGCGCCACCGCGAAGGCCGGCGGAGCCGAGAGGCGTTCGAGACCGGAGCCGCGCGGATGCTCGGTATGTCGGTGTCCGAGTTCGAGCGCAGCCTGTGAGCACCCCCGCCCGCCCCGAGACCCGCGAAGGACCGCTCCCGGCGGACGTCGCGGATCTGCTCCGCCGCGTCCGCGAGACGGTCCCGCGCGCGGACCAGGACCTCATCCTGCGGGCCTACTACTATGCGCGGGACGCTCACGCCGGACAGACGCGCGCCTCCGGCGAGCCCTACGTCAGCCACAGCGTGGCGGTCGCATCGATCCTTGCCGGGCTGCGCCTGGACGCCGCCACGATCGCCGCGGCGCTGCTGCACGACGTGCCCGAGGACACGTCGCGCTCGATCGACGACGTGCGCCAAACGTTCGGGCCGGAGATCGCCAACCTCGTAGGCGGCGTCACGAAGCTCGGCCTCATTGAATGGAAGAGCCGCGAAGAGCGGCAGGCCGAGAACCTCCGCAAGATGTTCCTCGCGATGGCCAGCGACATCCGCATCATCCTGATCAAGCTGGCCGACCGCGTGCACAACATGCGCACGCTCGAGCACCTGCCGGAGTGGAAGCAGAAGCGGACGGCGCGCGAGACGCTCGAGATCTACGCGCCGCTCAGCGAGCGCCTCGGCATCGGCACGATCCAGCGCGAGCTGGAGGATCTCTCGTTCCGGGTGCTCGAGCCGGAGGCCTATGCCTCCATCAGCAGCGACATCGACCGGACCAGCCAGGCGCAGGAAGCGCTGCTCGTCCGCGTCCTCGACACCCTCTACCAGGAGCTGACCCGCGCCGGCATCCGCGTCGATCGCTCGAACCTGAGCGCGCGCCCGAAGCACGTCTACAGCATCTACCAGAAGATGCAGCGCCCGAAGTACCAGGGTCAGGGGATCGGCCGCATCTACGACCGCGTCGCCGTCCGGGTCGTGGTCAACGACGTGCGGGAGTGCTACGAGACCCTCGGCATCGTGCACTCCCTGTGGAAGCCGATTCCCGGCGAAGTCGACGACTACATCGCCAACCCGAAGACCAGCGGTTATCAGTCGCTCCACACCGCCGTGATCTGCGAGGGGCAGCCGCTCGAGATCCAGATCCGCACGCCCCAGATGCATCGTGATGCCGAGCACGGCATCGCCGCGCACTGGCGCTATAAGGAGGGCGGGGGCCGTGCCGAGGGCGCGTTCGCGCAAAAGCTCTCCTGGCTCCGGCAGCTGCTCGAGTGGCACCAGGAGATGCAGGACGCGCGCGAGTTCATGCACTCGGTCAAGATCGACCTGTTCCAGAACGAGGTTTTCGTCTTTACACCGATGGGCGACGTGATCGACTTGCCGGCCGGCGCCACGGCGGTGGACTTCGCGTTCCGGATCCACACCGACGTGGGATACCGCACGACCGGCGCCAAGGTGAACGGCCGCCTTGTGCCGTTGAGCCAGCGTCTGCAGTCCGGCGACATCGTGGAGGTCGTGACGAGCAAGACGGCCGCGGGACCGAGCCGCGATTGGCTGGCGTTCGTCCAGACGACCAACGCCCGCACCAAGATCCGGCAGTGGTTCAAGCGCGAACGGCGCGACGAGAACATCGTCCGGGGACGGGAACTCCTGGAAAAGGAACTGCGCCGCGGCGGCGGCGGCCTGGCGCTCGCGAAGCCCGAGCCGTTGCGCGAGGTCGCCGGTCGCTTCGGGCTGCCGGACGATCAAGAGCTGCTCGCCGCGGTGGGGAACGGCGATGTGTCGCTGCTTCAAGTCGTGCAGGCGCTGCGCGGCGCGCCGGTCGAGCAAGAACCGGAGGCGCCCGCCGCGCCGTCCACCCCGCCGCCCGCCGGCGCGGCCACCGGCGTCCGGGTCATGGGCGTCGACAATGTGCTGATGCGGTTCGCGCGCTGCTGCAGCCCGCTGCCCGGCGATCGGGTCGTCGGCTACACGACGCAGGGGCGCGGGGTCACCATCCACCGCGCCGACTGTCCGAACCTGCCGTTCCTGCGGGTCCATCCGGAGCGCATCCTGGACGTAGAGTGGGAGGCGAGCTCGGACGGGACCTATCATGTCGCGATCGAAGTGGAGGCCGCGGACCGGGTGGGCCTGCTCAAAGACATCCTGACCGCGATCGCCGAGCACAAGACCAACGTCGTCTCGATCAACTCCCGCGTGCGTAAGGACAAGGTCGCGGTGACCGGCATCGTGATGGACATCCGCAACGTGAGCCAGCTGACCGCGGTCATGCAGCGCATCGGCCAGGTCAGGGACGTCTTGAGCGTGGAGCGCGTCGTCCCGCACTAGCGCGCGGCGCCGAACCGTGGCATTCTATAGAGAAGTTCCGGTCAGCCGGGAGAGGGGGACGACATGATTCTCACCGCCGCACGCGTCGGGGTCTTCACCGAATCCGTGATCCGCGAGATGACACGGCTCGCGATGGAGCACGGCGCGATCAACCTGGCCCAGGGCTTCCCGGACTTCCCGGCGCCCGCCGAGCTGCTGGCCGCGGGCGCGAAGGCGCTCGCGGACGGGCACAACCAGTACGCCGTGACCTGGGGCGCGCCGCGCCTGCGCCAGGCGATCGCGGAGAAGGTGCGGTGGTTCAACGGGATCGAGGTGGAGCCGGACCGCCACATCACCGTGACCTGCGGCGCCACCGAGGCGATGATGGCGACGATGCTCGCCACGATCAACCCGGGCGACGAGGTCATCGTCTTCCAGCCGTTCTACGAGAACTACGGCCCCGACGCGAAGCTCTCCGGCGCGGTACCGAAGTTCGTGCCGATCCGGCTCGCCCCCGGTTTCCCGATCGACCTCGACGACGTCAAGGCGGTGATCACGCCCTACACCAAGGCGATCATCCTCAACACGCCGCACAACCCCACGGGCAAGGTCTTCACACGTGAGGAGCTGGAGGGCATCGCGGCGCTGTGCCAACGACACAACCTGCTGGCCTTCACCGACGAAGTGTACGAGCACATCATCTACGACGGCGCGCGGCACGTCAGCCTCGCGTCGCTGCCCGGCATGCGCGAGCGCACCGTGATCGTCAACAGCATCTCGAAGTCCTACAGCGTCACGGGATGGCGGATCGGATGGACGATCGCGCCGCCGCACATCTCGGACGGCATCCGGAAGGTCCACGACTTCCTCACCGTGGGCGCCGCCGCGCCCCTGCAGGAGGCGGCCGTGACCGCGCTCGGCTTCCCGCGCACATACTACGCCGAGCTCGCCGCGATGTACCAGCGGAAGCGCGACGCGCTGCTCGCGATCCTGCGTGAGGCGGGCTTCGAATGTTTCGTGCCGGCCGGCGCCTACTACGTCATGTGCGACATCACGCCCTTCGGATTCGAGAGCGACGAGGTGTTCACGAAGTATCTGATCGAGCAGATCGGCGTCGCTCCGGTGCCGGGCTACTCGTTCTTCCACAACCCCGCCGACGGACGCCGCT
This genomic interval carries:
- a CDS encoding bifunctional (p)ppGpp synthetase/guanosine-3',5'-bis(diphosphate) 3'-pyrophosphohydrolase produces the protein MSTPARPETREGPLPADVADLLRRVRETVPRADQDLILRAYYYARDAHAGQTRASGEPYVSHSVAVASILAGLRLDAATIAAALLHDVPEDTSRSIDDVRQTFGPEIANLVGGVTKLGLIEWKSREERQAENLRKMFLAMASDIRIILIKLADRVHNMRTLEHLPEWKQKRTARETLEIYAPLSERLGIGTIQRELEDLSFRVLEPEAYASISSDIDRTSQAQEALLVRVLDTLYQELTRAGIRVDRSNLSARPKHVYSIYQKMQRPKYQGQGIGRIYDRVAVRVVVNDVRECYETLGIVHSLWKPIPGEVDDYIANPKTSGYQSLHTAVICEGQPLEIQIRTPQMHRDAEHGIAAHWRYKEGGGRAEGAFAQKLSWLRQLLEWHQEMQDAREFMHSVKIDLFQNEVFVFTPMGDVIDLPAGATAVDFAFRIHTDVGYRTTGAKVNGRLVPLSQRLQSGDIVEVVTSKTAAGPSRDWLAFVQTTNARTKIRQWFKRERRDENIVRGRELLEKELRRGGGGLALAKPEPLREVAGRFGLPDDQELLAAVGNGDVSLLQVVQALRGAPVEQEPEAPAAPSTPPPAGAATGVRVMGVDNVLMRFARCCSPLPGDRVVGYTTQGRGVTIHRADCPNLPFLRVHPERILDVEWEASSDGTYHVAIEVEAADRVGLLKDILTAIAEHKTNVVSINSRVRKDKVAVTGIVMDIRNVSQLTAVMQRIGQVRDVLSVERVVPH
- a CDS encoding aminotransferase class I/II-fold pyridoxal phosphate-dependent enzyme, with the protein product MILTAARVGVFTESVIREMTRLAMEHGAINLAQGFPDFPAPAELLAAGAKALADGHNQYAVTWGAPRLRQAIAEKVRWFNGIEVEPDRHITVTCGATEAMMATMLATINPGDEVIVFQPFYENYGPDAKLSGAVPKFVPIRLAPGFPIDLDDVKAVITPYTKAIILNTPHNPTGKVFTREELEGIAALCQRHNLLAFTDEVYEHIIYDGARHVSLASLPGMRERTVIVNSISKSYSVTGWRIGWTIAPPHISDGIRKVHDFLTVGAAAPLQEAAVTALGFPRTYYAELAAMYQRKRDALLAILREAGFECFVPAGAYYVMCDITPFGFESDEVFTKYLIEQIGVAPVPGYSFFHNPADGRRFVRFAFPKRDETFAEVRRRLAALRPRAAVPASMTSLPASPANAGPPAEGGGGAGA
- the recJ gene encoding single-stranded-DNA-specific exonuclease RecJ, whose amino-acid sequence is MAVLDRPAWSVAPADADAAEFAGALGVHPLVAGLLRRRGLTTLGAAKAFLAPALADLGDPSRIPGMDGAVTLVAGAIRAGRSIAIHGDYDVDGITATAILVRTLRGLGVFSRTRLPHRLRDGYGLGIPAIETFAADGAGLLIAADCGITAVDAVARARALGLEVVVLDHHEPAEARPEAAVVEPGDRGEDDAAPCAAGLAFFFAWALRRALGCAPALPADLAALAALGTVADVVPLTGDNRRLVAAGLRQMRTAPPLGLRALLEEAAISGPVDTWHIGWQIAPRLNAPGRLGDPRPALDLLLTDDPDEARVLARTLDEANRERQMILDRVLTDAVGQVEGAARSAAGVPAAIVVAGEGWHPGVVGLVAGRLVEAYRRPAVAIALAGAGGRGSARSVRGFDLMRALAECGSRLAAFGGHAMAAGLSIDAAAIPAFRECFARHAAETLAGRAEEPMAIDAEVALADVTPALVGEIGRLAPFGLGNPSPVLAVRGVRPVARRLIGDGAHLGIGVTDGTTFVDAIGFSMGGWIDVLTLTGAAVDLAFTPEIDSGAGLSAGGTGRVRLRLRALDVPGVDMDTVLHDTGLVVDRLFRRAEDFLGEARYDGVEDAAALHTKAVGVTFGERQAVIATLRAGDRLRLRREPANPHDPHAVEILAVDGRPVGYLNARLAGRLAPLMDAGIRYVASVSGVTGGRSAVTDAGVHPRGVNVFVERAPEEPRGGTPDARRSPAASGWRAGGARDALSRLPIYLNGGRPFRTGLGEALDLLAGGGRVALMVRPGRGRATAAAAAAAATVAGGRGALVVVPSRSHAVHRAGQLISRLRPLGICVEAAHGLLSLAARDRLDELLRRGAVDVLVASAEVLREAGRVSPFLSGAGAVVVDGGAEPDWRPVLSELDGAAVFGVGSGALCRGVARVCTATAIVHEQVGRAPLTVVDRRADAGPQTLWPLLEQAMSRGEKTLAIAAPRDGAVALAAMARDRRASEAGAGGVGYLHGGLPFRLREIVTQAFREGRLDVLVSTVALDEEALPPDVQHLIVGALAPDLDWALAACGAVLTGHRPVTITLAAGTCDRDRYRRTLEGQAPGRETLAAVYRALRDWRGDRPFVWPDAAAPAQLRAAVAGLESRTVEAACDVFVEAGLATRETVPEGSLIQLCAGAGRRDLATSLRHREGRRSREAFETGAARMLGMSVSEFERSL